The segment CCTCCCATTTGGGATCGCGCGTGATCTGTCTCCAGAGGTCGTGAACCGTACGCAGGATCTTCCGGTCACTCTCCATGTCGCGGATGAAGTCTTTGTTGAAGTCCTTTGAGTCCAGCCGCTCAGCCTTGTCGGCTTCAAGCAGGTGGTCGATGGCTTCCTGGTCGTCGGTTTCAAGCAGGTCGAAGATTTTGTTGATGTGTTTCTTGCTGATATAAACATGGCCTTTATTGAATTCCTCAATGACGCGGTCATAGGAACGGATAAAACGCTCGAGGGTCAGGCGGAATGCGTGGAAGCTGCTCTCCAGGCGTTTGATCAGGAGGATTTTCATGAACTTCGCCAGGTTTCGCTGGCTCTGTACCTCGCGCTGTTCGCGTTTGCCCTCGTAATAAGTCAAGGGTTTATAACGGGTGTATGCAAATGCCTGCGTTATCAAACGAACTGTTTCGTTGAAGATGTCATTTTCGGTCATGCTGAACTTGTAGAAAAGAGGCTCGGGGTCAGCGACGTCAGGAAACTTAAAGCCTTGGAGTTTCAGGTCTTCTCCGTAGTATTTCATGATTTCGTTCCGCGTGCGCCGGATCATTAAGTACTTGAGGATGTTCTCGCGTGTCGCCTTGGCATTAACCTGGACTGCCGCAAAGTACTGTTCGCGGTCGGTCTGACGGTCGAGGCCATTGAGGTTTTTCTCAAGGCGCGTGAAGAAGGCTTCGAGGTTGCGGACGTTCGGGATGGTGCTGTTTTTGCCATTCTGGAATAGCTTGACCTGGCTGAGAATGTCCCGTGGGGTATTGTTCAGCGGCGTTGCAGAGACCAGAATTACCCGTTTACCGCGACAGATCTGGGCAAGCATTTCGTAGGTCTGGTTCGTCTCAGTGCGGAAGCGATGCGACTCGTCGATGAATACATTGGCATACTTCGATACATCGCGTTCCAGCAAATCTTCTAATTTGCCGATGGACTCAAAATCGGTGTGCGGCACGCGGAAGTCTCCGAAGACATTCGGCCATGACCCGCGATTGTTCTTGTCCAGCAAATGGGGCGGCGCGATCACCAGCGAACGTCCGTCCAGTTGCTGTGCAAGCAAAGCTGCCATGTAAGTCTTGCCAAGCCCCACAACGTCTGACAAAAACAAGCCACCGTATTCCTGGAGCACTTTACGGGCGCTGATAACGGCTTCCTCTTGATACTTCAGCCGTTTGAATCCGTCGGGAACGTAGATGTCTTCCAGTTCATCCGGTCGGTTCAACTCATCTCTGAAGTACTCGTACAGGAATTTGAGGTAAAGCTCATAGGGCGTGAAATGAGCGAAGGGCGACCGATTGACGATGGTGTCTTCGTAGGGCTTCGATACATCCACGGCCACAGCCCAAAGCTCATTAAACTTGGCGAGGGCAAAGTCGTAGTCCGCCCTGTTCTTCAGCTCTACGTTGAACTCAAGATTCTCGACAAGACCGGCAGAGGTAAAATTGCTGGAACCGGTGATGACCCGGCCGGCATCGCGGTCTCCTTCGGCAAACGTCATGATGTACAGCTTGGCGTGGATGTTTTCCGAAGGGTAGGCTCTGATTTCCAGTTTGCCGTTTTTCAGCCATTCGATAAATTTATAAACCCCTTGCTCGATGTTTGCGTCATCTTCAGAAATCGCCATTTCGTTAGCAATCGCTTCGGAAAACTGTTCCTTTACTTCTGCGTGGGAAAATTGAAAGGACGTCTGGATGGGAATGCGTGATTGTTGGATTAAATCAAGGACTTGTTTGTTCGTGCTGATGCCGATGAGAACCCTGATCTTTTCCGTACTTTCCAGTGGCTGATAAAGACGGTAAAATCCGCTTGAATAGAAATACCCGACGAGGACATCAAAAAAACGGGTGTCTTTGATGAGGACATTGAACCTTTCCAGAAGGTTTCGGTTCGGTTCGTTGGTAATAAATGTCAAATCGGTATGCACTTTTGTCCATCCTCGTGCATTACTTGGTACAAAAGTGGTGGTTAAAAATCAATTTCTTCTTTAAGGGCTTCGTAGGGTATTCTCCGGGCCTCCTTTCAAAGGTCCCAGATAAAGGTAACACCGCTGTTGGGGAATATCCATTCATCTTCACTGATCCTCAGCTTGATCGCTTTTCCTTCTTCCCTGATAATTTCCGGATAAGGGCGCTTACCGGCAAAGAAACTGACTTCACGCACATTCTTGATGATTGTCCCCCCATAGTTGAACGATATCTCCAGTCCCCTCGTAGGGTACACGAGATAGACGGAGAAGTCATTGCTTTTCTTGGATTTCCTCGTAGCGATTTCAATCTCCACCTTGACGGGCCTGTTCAACTTTCCCCTGAGCTGTTCCCCGCCGCACCAGACCTCGTAACCCTTTTCCGTGTTTTCTATCTTTATAATCGGGACCTCTTGTCTGTCAATACGTACCCGTACTCGACTGGCCTGGAAATCCCTTTCCGTAACGGGATCGCCCCCGTGATCCAGAAGCCACCGGTATTCGCATCGCTTATCCTCGAAAAGAGCGGCCAGTTGCTCGCTATTTGTGGCACAGCCGATAATAAAGATATGATTTTTGATGGTCTTCGTATACTCGATATGGGTGATCACCTTGAAGTAATCCTCCGCGAGAGGGTCCACCGTCTCCTGCCCTGTAAGATCTGAGACATTTATGTCGTATCTGAAGTCGGTCCTCAGTTCTAACTGACGATCTTCTTTGCCGAAAAGGGTCTCAAACATTTCATAGTATATGGCGTCGCCGAACTCTGCATTCCGTGCCCTTGTCTGGAAACAGCATCGGATGATGTTGTCAATCCGGGAGATAGATTTCTCCTCATCCGGGATGAATATCCTCCGTAGGCGCGGCTCTATGGTATCTGTTTTCCCCTTTTGTAGAAAAATACGTGGTGCCCGCTTTCCCAGGGCACAGAGAATCTCATAGCTAATGGTTTTTACCCTGTTGGCAATTTCATTGGCAGAGATGTACTCCTCACCCTGATGCCCCATCAGGACAACCTCATCACCAGTCCGACAATCTTTGATATGACTAACATCGGCGGTACATATGTCCATGGAGATACGTCCCACAATTGGCGCCCGCTTTCCCCTGATCAGTACCTCGCCTTGATTGGAAAGGATGAACCCGTATCCGTCACCGTATCCGACCGGTATGGTGGCGATACTGGTGGGACGATTCGTGATATAAGATCTGCCGTAACCGATGCTGTATCCTTTCGGGAATTCCTTAATCAGGACCACCCTGGTCTTGAAGCTCATGACCGGGGCAAGATCTGCCTTCGTCTCTGTTTCCGGCGAGGGATGGATCCCGTAAGTCATGATACCGGCCCGCACCATATCGAGATGAAAATGGGGGAAGTTCATGATGGCGCCACTGTTGGATATATGTTTGATGGGAATATAGATACGATGTCCCTCCAGTTTGTCAAGAAGTTCTTGGAAAAGGTTCCACTGCATCTCATTGTAGTCGGTGGTGACCTCACTTGCGGCAAGGTGGGTAAAGATGCCTTCCACGATGATATTGGGAAATCCAAGGATTTCCTGAATCATGGTGAAGGCTTCATGATGCATCGTTCCATCCCTCCCCATACCTGTATCTACCTCGATGTGGATCGGTGTCCTGATACCTGCCTTTCTGTATCTCTTCTGGAGTTGTCGGGCAAATTGCAGATCCGATACCGACGGTATCAGATTGTACTTCATGATTTCGTTGATCTCGGAATCCGTGGATGGGCTCAGGATCAGTATGGGCGCCGTGATCCCGCTTACCCGAAGCTGCACGCCTTCATCGGCATTGGCAACCCCCAGAACAGCGGCGCCTTTTTTCAGGGCACAATTGGAAATCTCAATTGCCCCGTGACCATAGGCATCTGCTTTGACTACCTGGAGGATCTTAACTCGAGGACCAACCAGCCTTTTTATCTCATCCCAGTTGTGGTTGAAGTTGTCCAGATCAACCTCGACCCAGCTCCTATATTTCTCTTTCTCTTTTGATGGCATGTTGTGTGTCAATTGCCGGCCGTAAGTATCGAGGCTTACGAATGTTCACCCACCTCAAAGACATGCTTTACTATTACATCCAGAGGAGTGCCCTGGCCAAAAAAGCCGGTTATGCCCATTTTTCTTAGTTTTGGTCTATTTTCTGGCGTAATGCGTCCCCCAACGACTACACTGATATCTTCTGCTCTATTCTCCTTTAACAATTCTACTACCTGCGTAAAAAATCTCATGTACAGGTGATCTCCAAGATAGCTCAACGCAATAACATCCGCATCCTCTTCTATTGCCGCATGCACTATTTTTTGTGGCGTATTGAATCTACCCAAGTATATTACTTCCATGCCAGCACCTCTTAATGCCTGGCATACGAGGGTTATTCCTCTATCATGCCCTTCTATGCCCGGTAAAGCAGCGAGAACACGTATTTTCCTCTTTCCCATCTCCCCTGCCCCCTCATACAAAGGGATTTTCTATCATCTTGTAAGGATCATAGCTATACCCATTAGCTACTCTTAGCACACCCAGTATCTCCCCAAAGGTAGCATCTGTTCTTAATGCATCCTTTATGGCGGGAATCAGATTATGCCTTTCTCCTTTACCTGCCTCGCTTTTTAACCGCTCCATTGCGTCCTTAACCATTTTCTGGTCCCGTTTAGCTTTTAATTTCTCTATTCTTTTTTTCAGCGTCTCAGCAGTGGTCATCTGCTCCTCGATTGTCCGGTCCATGCGTATCCTGATCGGTACTTCTTCCTCTTCCGGTACCACGAACTCATTTAGTCCCACTATTATCCTCTTTTTCTCATCCATTTCCCGTTGCTCCCGCTGTGCGTTCTTTTCTATCTCTTTTCTCATCCAGAGGATCAAAAGGAGTCTCGGGATCAAAGTCATACACCGCAATGGACATATACATCGGCTCGTTTATCATTGAACCGCTGAGATTCTTCAAATCATAGCCCCAATCTTCCATTGCCGCCACTAAAGAAGCATAAAATACGGGCGTGGACATCCCTCAAATCTCCTTTTTGCGCCTTTTCCCTCCATTTTTTCCCTCCGGTTAGTCATTTTTTCGTCATGGTGAAGACACCGTCCCATGGGGCGGGAGGCGG is part of the Syntrophales bacterium genome and harbors:
- a CDS encoding methylmalonyl-CoA mutase family protein; protein product: MDEKKRIIVGLNEFVVPEEEEVPIRIRMDRTIEEQMTTAETLKKRIEKLKAKRDQKMVKDAMERLKSEAGKGERHNLIPAIKDALRTDATFGEILGVLRVANGYSYDPYKMIENPFV
- the alr gene encoding alanine racemase; protein product: MPSKEKEKYRSWVEVDLDNFNHNWDEIKRLVGPRVKILQVVKADAYGHGAIEISNCALKKGAAVLGVANADEGVQLRVSGITAPILILSPSTDSEINEIMKYNLIPSVSDLQFARQLQKRYRKAGIRTPIHIEVDTGMGRDGTMHHEAFTMIQEILGFPNIIVEGIFTHLAASEVTTDYNEMQWNLFQELLDKLEGHRIYIPIKHISNSGAIMNFPHFHLDMVRAGIMTYGIHPSPETETKADLAPVMSFKTRVVLIKEFPKGYSIGYGRSYITNRPTSIATIPVGYGDGYGFILSNQGEVLIRGKRAPIVGRISMDICTADVSHIKDCRTGDEVVLMGHQGEEYISANEIANRVKTISYEILCALGKRAPRIFLQKGKTDTIEPRLRRIFIPDEEKSISRIDNIIRCCFQTRARNAEFGDAIYYEMFETLFGKEDRQLELRTDFRYDINVSDLTGQETVDPLAEDYFKVITHIEYTKTIKNHIFIIGCATNSEQLAALFEDKRCEYRWLLDHGGDPVTERDFQASRVRVRIDRQEVPIIKIENTEKGYEVWCGGEQLRGKLNRPVKVEIEIATRKSKKSNDFSVYLVYPTRGLEISFNYGGTIIKNVREVSFFAGKRPYPEIIREEGKAIKLRISEDEWIFPNSGVTFIWDL
- a CDS encoding cobalamin-dependent protein (Presence of a B(12) (cobalamin)-binding domain implies dependence on cobalamin itself, in one of its several forms, or in some unusual lineages, dependence on a cobalamin-like analog.), with the translated sequence MGKRKIRVLAALPGIEGHDRGITLVCQALRGAGMEVIYLGRFNTPQKIVHAAIEEDADVIALSYLGDHLYMRFFTQVVELLKENRAEDISVVVGGRITPENRPKLRKMGITGFFGQGTPLDVIVKHVFEVGEHS
- a CDS encoding helicase-related protein — translated: MHTDLTFITNEPNRNLLERFNVLIKDTRFFDVLVGYFYSSGFYRLYQPLESTEKIRVLIGISTNKQVLDLIQQSRIPIQTSFQFSHAEVKEQFSEAIANEMAISEDDANIEQGVYKFIEWLKNGKLEIRAYPSENIHAKLYIMTFAEGDRDAGRVITGSSNFTSAGLVENLEFNVELKNRADYDFALAKFNELWAVAVDVSKPYEDTIVNRSPFAHFTPYELYLKFLYEYFRDELNRPDELEDIYVPDGFKRLKYQEEAVISARKVLQEYGGLFLSDVVGLGKTYMAALLAQQLDGRSLVIAPPHLLDKNNRGSWPNVFGDFRVPHTDFESIGKLEDLLERDVSKYANVFIDESHRFRTETNQTYEMLAQICRGKRVILVSATPLNNTPRDILSQVKLFQNGKNSTIPNVRNLEAFFTRLEKNLNGLDRQTDREQYFAAVQVNAKATRENILKYLMIRRTRNEIMKYYGEDLKLQGFKFPDVADPEPLFYKFSMTENDIFNETVRLITQAFAYTRYKPLTYYEGKREQREVQSQRNLAKFMKILLIKRLESSFHAFRLTLERFIRSYDRVIEEFNKGHVYISKKHINKIFDLLETDDQEAIDHLLEADKAERLDSKDFNKDFIRDMESDRKILRTVHDLWRQITRDPKWEAFREVLRSEPSLKKGKIIIFTESKETAEYLAGRIADEVEPKVLLFTGSSDETVRKEAIANFDARAFQPKDQYRILVATEVLSEGVNLHRSNIVINYDIPWNPTRLIQR